A window of the Mycobacteriales bacterium genome harbors these coding sequences:
- a CDS encoding polyphosphate kinase 2 family protein, whose translation MSARDLLRFVPGTPVTEAGCDAHPGVSDKRAAAADVEALVEPSRDLQERLFAEGKHGSPRRVVVVLQGMDTSGKGGASESIGRLVAPAGLRVTSFGKPTDEERAHDFLWRIERALPAPGNVAVFDRSHYEDVLVVRVHDLVPRDEWESRYDRINAWEAELAAQGTTLLKVFLHLSYDEQRERLLARLDDPAKHWKVNPADLTERGHWAEYREAYQAALERCSTDVAPWYVVPADRKWYRDWAVAHLLHETLSELDPQWPARPDLDLAGMRDALREG comes from the coding sequence ATGAGCGCTCGCGACCTGCTGCGCTTCGTCCCCGGCACACCGGTCACCGAGGCCGGCTGCGACGCGCACCCCGGCGTGAGCGACAAGAGGGCGGCGGCCGCCGACGTCGAGGCGCTCGTCGAGCCGAGTCGCGACCTGCAGGAGCGGCTGTTCGCCGAGGGCAAGCACGGCTCCCCACGTCGGGTCGTGGTGGTCCTCCAGGGGATGGACACCTCGGGCAAGGGCGGGGCGAGCGAGTCGATCGGCCGGCTCGTCGCTCCTGCCGGTCTGCGGGTCACGTCGTTCGGCAAGCCCACGGACGAGGAGCGGGCCCACGACTTCCTCTGGCGCATCGAGCGAGCGCTGCCCGCCCCCGGCAACGTCGCCGTCTTCGACCGCAGCCACTACGAGGACGTCCTCGTCGTACGCGTGCACGACCTCGTGCCCCGCGACGAGTGGGAGTCGCGCTACGACCGGATCAACGCGTGGGAGGCCGAGCTCGCCGCGCAGGGCACGACCCTGCTCAAGGTCTTCCTGCACCTGTCCTACGACGAGCAGCGGGAGCGCCTGCTCGCCCGTCTCGACGACCCGGCCAAGCACTGGAAGGTCAACCCCGCAGACCTCACCGAGCGCGGTCACTGGGCGGAGTACCGCGAGGCCTACCAGGCGGCGCTCGAGCGCTGCAGCACCGACGTCGCACCGTGGTACGTCGTGCCGGCGGACCGCAAGTGGTACCGCGACTGGGCGGTCGCGCACCTGCTGCACGAGACGCTCAGCGAGCTCGACCCGCAGTGGCCGGCACGCCCGGACCTCGATCTGGCCGGGATGCGGGACGCACTCCGGGAGGGCTGA
- a CDS encoding DMT family transporter: protein MTAVLLALLTAVSYGVANFLGPRLSLVHTLGPVLVVGQVVGVAGGAVLVGLQADAFPGGRATAYAVVAGLANAAAIAMFFTAAARGPMSVVAPLGATGGMVPVLVALAAGERPSALQLVGIPLAVLGVVLAAAKPAGGAGVQASPATLGLTVASAGAFGLFLTTFAEASEGSTSWAVLTSRVALLASTLGWLTARNGRRWVAAGDLPWVAVPGLLLVIGTAAYGVAATSGLVSVVSVLATLAPVVMVGLAVVLLHERLATRQWAGVSLALTGVVLLAAG from the coding sequence ATGACCGCGGTCCTGCTCGCTCTGCTCACCGCGGTGTCGTACGGCGTCGCGAACTTCCTCGGTCCGCGGCTGTCGCTGGTGCACACGCTCGGTCCGGTGCTCGTAGTCGGCCAGGTCGTCGGCGTGGCCGGGGGTGCGGTGCTGGTCGGCCTGCAGGCGGACGCGTTCCCGGGTGGCCGCGCCACGGCGTACGCCGTTGTCGCGGGGCTCGCCAACGCGGCGGCCATTGCAATGTTCTTCACGGCGGCGGCACGGGGACCGATGAGCGTCGTCGCCCCACTGGGCGCGACGGGCGGCATGGTGCCCGTCCTTGTGGCGCTGGCGGCCGGGGAGCGGCCCAGTGCGCTGCAGCTGGTCGGGATCCCGCTGGCGGTCCTCGGTGTCGTGCTGGCCGCGGCGAAGCCGGCGGGTGGGGCTGGTGTGCAGGCGAGCCCCGCGACCCTCGGTCTCACGGTCGCGTCGGCAGGGGCCTTCGGGCTGTTCCTCACGACCTTCGCCGAGGCGAGCGAGGGCAGCACCAGCTGGGCTGTCCTGACCAGCCGGGTCGCCCTGCTCGCGAGCACGCTCGGGTGGTTGACGGCCCGCAACGGTCGGCGCTGGGTCGCGGCCGGTGACCTGCCCTGGGTCGCGGTGCCCGGGCTGCTGCTGGTCATCGGCACCGCGGCCTACGGTGTCGCGGCGACGAGCGGTCTGGTCAGCGTGGTGAGCGTCCTCGCGACCCTGGCTCCCGTCGTGATGGTGGGCCTCGCCGTGGTGCTGCTGCACGAGCGGCTCGCCACGAGGCAGTGGGCCGGGGTCTCGCTGGCCCTCACCGGAGTCGTTCTCCTCGCCGCCGGATAG
- a CDS encoding DUF3073 domain-containing protein → MGRGRAKAKQTKVARELKYNTGSLDPDRLKRELEAGGFASVPSSTSDDTDDGDDYADPYASDEDDEDDEDEPAAR, encoded by the coding sequence ATGGGCCGCGGCCGTGCGAAGGCCAAGCAGACGAAGGTCGCTCGCGAGCTGAAGTACAACACCGGCTCGCTCGACCCCGACCGTCTCAAGCGCGAGCTCGAGGCGGGCGGGTTCGCCAGCGTCCCGTCGAGCACCAGCGACGACACCGACGACGGTGACGACTACGCCGACCCGTACGCCTCCGACGAGGACGACGAGGACGACGAGGACGAGCCCGCCGCGCGCTGA
- a CDS encoding adenylate/guanylate cyclase domain-containing protein, with protein MGGSCRRCGGRSTQQAARFCATCGTALLEPAVVRKTVTVLFTDADGLAILAERLDTEVVRRITTELHGALRVILEEHGGTLEKYAGDAVMAVFGVPVSREDDAQRAASAALAVADRLAPLLDQLSDRTGVRLALRTALNTGEVLTQPDSEQGLVLGDAVVVAARLQQQAGPGEVLLGPDTAQLLRSVVRTGEPRELVLRGRTAAVRAHPLLAVRQGHRRVRRTSLVGRSSERALLAATVERTVRGGTAHLVTVLGEAGLGKSRLVDDFLDEQAVAGVLTRRVRTRAYGARVRWSPLPQLLEGLPVDHLPADARSVLAALADEGTGLTVSEVSWALALQTRWLASQAPCVIVLEDLHGAEPEVLEVVQNVVRRLDDAPVVVLATARPTLRDACPAWGAGLRQSLSLCLPPMGAADARRHAVLLLAPATAPSEVVDLVLEAAGGNPLYLEQLVSVLIESGRLVREGQRWELHGDPRSLDLPPTVAALLAARLDRLPPAERHVLERGALLGKDFAMADVAGLVDTGLREDLDGLLDALVRRDLLLGAGTTRSFPSSLVREAAYAGLPRAERARLHEQVGRRLAAEPGRDELAGGHLEEAVRHLSEIGVDATALRDDAADLLGRAGRRALTGDARAAVSLLGRACALLPDDDVRRLLLVPDLARVRALTGDLAGAEEQLRDVLERARAGGHDTAVAHARIALMDLLRSTRPEGAVDLVPALVDEVVPVLRAAGDDHGLSLVHQLEAGALQYRVRWAAMQEPLDRALLHARRANDQRLRELAESLLVGSLFHGPTHAGEVRRRLQRMADEPGISRPHRASVQARLAGTLALQGEVPAALHTLDEVVEVFRSLGRDLSAAATAFMRGPVLLLADDPQGAAAVLEQSCEVLASMGDRAYRSTLLALLAEARWRCGDPDGAQAAVDACRRVGSEGDVISELRWRAVQSKLAARQGDAVRALCLADDAVRLAARTDEVTSQGDVLADRAETRALLGDLEGAQADLRDAIDRYERKGAVLAVRRLAPRVVVTDLPAQVAADAEPVPG; from the coding sequence ATGGGCGGGAGCTGCCGCCGCTGCGGGGGTCGCAGCACGCAGCAGGCGGCGCGGTTCTGCGCCACCTGCGGAACCGCGCTGCTCGAGCCCGCCGTGGTCCGCAAGACCGTGACGGTGCTGTTCACCGACGCGGACGGCCTGGCGATCCTCGCCGAGCGGCTCGACACCGAGGTCGTGCGACGCATCACGACCGAGCTCCACGGGGCCCTGCGGGTGATCCTGGAGGAGCACGGCGGCACCCTCGAGAAGTACGCCGGGGACGCCGTCATGGCCGTGTTCGGCGTGCCGGTGTCGCGGGAGGACGACGCGCAGCGGGCGGCCTCCGCAGCGCTGGCGGTCGCCGACCGGCTGGCTCCGCTGCTCGACCAGCTGTCGGACCGGACAGGAGTGCGGCTCGCCCTGCGCACCGCGCTGAACACCGGCGAGGTCCTCACCCAGCCCGACAGCGAGCAGGGACTCGTCCTCGGTGACGCCGTCGTCGTCGCAGCCCGCCTGCAGCAGCAGGCCGGTCCGGGTGAGGTGCTGCTCGGGCCCGACACGGCGCAGCTGCTGCGCAGCGTCGTGCGGACGGGTGAGCCGCGCGAGCTGGTCCTGCGTGGCCGGACCGCTGCCGTGCGCGCCCACCCGCTGCTGGCTGTGCGACAGGGACATCGTCGGGTCCGGCGCACCTCCCTCGTCGGCCGCTCCAGCGAGCGGGCGCTGCTCGCCGCGACCGTCGAGCGCACCGTCCGCGGCGGGACGGCGCACCTCGTGACGGTCCTCGGGGAGGCGGGCCTCGGGAAGTCGCGGCTCGTTGACGACTTCCTCGACGAGCAGGCCGTCGCCGGCGTGCTCACCCGGCGCGTCCGCACCCGGGCCTACGGCGCGCGGGTCCGGTGGTCGCCGCTGCCACAGCTGCTCGAAGGGCTGCCCGTCGACCACCTCCCCGCCGATGCCCGCAGCGTGCTGGCGGCGCTCGCGGACGAGGGCACCGGCCTCACCGTCTCCGAGGTGAGCTGGGCGCTGGCGCTGCAGACGCGGTGGCTTGCTTCGCAGGCTCCGTGCGTGATCGTGCTCGAGGATTTGCACGGTGCGGAGCCGGAGGTCCTCGAGGTCGTGCAGAACGTCGTGCGACGTCTCGACGACGCCCCCGTCGTCGTGCTCGCCACGGCTCGGCCCACGCTGCGCGACGCCTGTCCTGCCTGGGGGGCGGGCCTGCGTCAGTCGCTGTCGCTCTGCCTGCCACCGATGGGCGCGGCGGACGCCCGCCGCCACGCTGTCCTGCTGCTGGCCCCGGCCACCGCGCCGTCGGAGGTCGTCGACCTCGTGCTCGAGGCGGCCGGGGGCAACCCGCTCTACCTCGAGCAGCTGGTGTCGGTGCTCATCGAGTCCGGGCGGCTCGTGCGCGAGGGCCAGCGCTGGGAGCTGCACGGCGACCCGCGGTCGCTGGACCTCCCGCCGACGGTCGCAGCCCTGCTGGCCGCCCGCCTCGACCGGCTCCCTCCGGCGGAGCGCCACGTCCTCGAGCGAGGCGCGCTGCTGGGCAAGGACTTCGCGATGGCCGATGTCGCGGGCCTGGTCGACACCGGGCTGCGCGAGGACCTCGACGGACTGCTCGACGCCCTGGTGCGCCGCGACCTCCTGCTGGGAGCGGGGACGACGCGTAGCTTTCCCAGCAGCCTGGTCAGGGAGGCTGCCTACGCCGGGCTGCCGCGGGCGGAGCGGGCCCGGCTGCACGAGCAGGTCGGGAGGCGACTGGCCGCGGAGCCCGGTCGTGACGAGCTGGCCGGCGGTCACCTCGAGGAGGCCGTGCGCCACCTGTCCGAGATCGGCGTCGACGCGACCGCGCTGCGCGACGACGCGGCCGACCTCCTCGGGCGCGCCGGTCGCCGCGCTCTGACCGGCGATGCGCGCGCGGCGGTGTCGTTGCTCGGCAGGGCCTGCGCGCTGCTCCCCGACGACGACGTGCGGCGGCTGCTGCTCGTCCCCGACCTCGCACGGGTGCGCGCGCTCACCGGCGACCTGGCCGGTGCGGAGGAGCAGCTGCGCGACGTGCTCGAGAGGGCGAGGGCCGGCGGCCACGACACGGCCGTCGCGCACGCCCGGATCGCCCTGATGGACCTGTTGCGCTCGACCCGGCCCGAGGGCGCGGTCGACCTCGTCCCCGCGCTGGTCGACGAGGTGGTGCCGGTGCTGCGGGCGGCGGGAGACGACCACGGTCTGTCCCTGGTCCACCAGCTCGAGGCCGGCGCGCTGCAGTACCGCGTCCGGTGGGCGGCGATGCAGGAGCCGCTCGACCGCGCGCTGCTGCACGCCAGGCGGGCCAACGACCAGCGACTGCGCGAGCTCGCGGAGTCGCTGCTCGTGGGCAGCCTGTTCCACGGCCCGACGCATGCCGGCGAGGTGCGTCGACGGCTGCAGCGCATGGCGGACGAGCCGGGCATCAGCCGACCCCACCGCGCCTCCGTCCAGGCGCGCCTCGCCGGGACGCTCGCCCTGCAGGGCGAGGTGCCGGCGGCTCTGCACACGCTCGACGAGGTCGTCGAGGTCTTCCGCTCGCTCGGGCGTGACCTCTCGGCGGCCGCCACCGCCTTCATGCGCGGGCCGGTGCTGCTGCTCGCCGACGACCCGCAGGGTGCGGCAGCGGTGCTCGAGCAGTCCTGCGAGGTGCTCGCGTCCATGGGGGACCGGGCCTACCGGTCGACCCTGCTCGCGCTGCTGGCTGAGGCGCGGTGGCGCTGCGGTGACCCTGACGGGGCCCAGGCCGCGGTCGACGCCTGCCGCCGGGTCGGGTCGGAGGGCGACGTCATCAGCGAGCTGCGCTGGCGCGCCGTGCAGTCCAAGCTCGCGGCGCGCCAGGGCGACGCCGTGCGCGCCCTGTGCCTCGCCGACGACGCAGTGCGGCTGGCTGCCCGCACCGACGAGGTCACGAGCCAGGGCGACGTGCTGGCCGACCGCGCAGAGACACGGGCGCTGCTGGGGGATCTCGAGGGGGCGCAGGCCGACCTGCGCGACGCGATCGACCGCTACGAGCGCAAGGGCGCCGTCCTCGCGGTCCGGCGGCTTGCACCTCGGGTCGTCGTCACCGACCTGCCGGCCCAGGTCGCCGCCGACGCGGAGCCGGTACCGGGCTGA
- a CDS encoding Glu/Leu/Phe/Val dehydrogenase dimerization domain-containing protein — translation MGVFDRTDHLKDAGHEQVVFCQDRASGLKAIIAIYSTALGPALGGTRFYPYASEDAALDDVLKLSKAMAYKAACAGLDLGGGKAVILGDPSRDKTEALLRAFGRFVESLGGRYYTACDVGTYVRDMDVVARETRFATGRSPEQGGAGDSAVLTAFGVFQAMRAAAEHTWGAPTLHGRRVAVEGVGKVGFHLVEHLLADGARVVVSDVSEAALERAQALSPDIEVAAVDALPTLDVDVYAPCALGSSVTDELVPALQARVVCGAANNQLAHPGIEKALADRGVLYAPDYVANAGGVVQVGDEALHAVFDFDRAKAGAARIYDTTLEVFRLADADGVPPAVAADRLAERRMADVGRLRSVLLP, via the coding sequence ATGGGCGTGTTCGACCGCACCGACCACCTCAAGGACGCAGGTCACGAGCAGGTGGTCTTCTGCCAGGACCGCGCGAGCGGCCTGAAGGCGATCATCGCGATCTACTCCACTGCGCTGGGCCCGGCCCTCGGTGGGACCCGCTTCTACCCCTACGCCTCCGAGGACGCCGCGCTCGACGACGTGCTCAAGCTGTCGAAGGCGATGGCCTACAAGGCCGCCTGCGCCGGGCTCGACCTCGGCGGCGGCAAGGCGGTCATCCTCGGTGACCCGAGCCGCGACAAGACCGAGGCGCTGCTGCGCGCCTTCGGCCGCTTCGTCGAGTCCCTCGGTGGCCGCTACTACACGGCCTGCGACGTCGGCACCTACGTGCGGGACATGGACGTCGTCGCGCGCGAGACCCGCTTCGCGACCGGCCGCTCCCCCGAGCAGGGCGGCGCCGGCGACAGCGCGGTCCTCACCGCCTTCGGTGTCTTCCAGGCGATGCGCGCGGCCGCCGAGCACACCTGGGGCGCGCCGACCCTGCACGGCCGTCGGGTCGCGGTCGAGGGCGTCGGCAAGGTCGGGTTCCACCTCGTCGAGCACCTGCTCGCCGACGGCGCCCGCGTCGTCGTCTCCGACGTCAGCGAGGCCGCGCTCGAGCGCGCCCAGGCGCTGTCCCCCGACATCGAGGTCGCCGCCGTGGACGCGCTGCCGACGCTCGACGTCGACGTCTACGCGCCCTGCGCCCTCGGCTCCTCGGTGACCGACGAGCTCGTGCCCGCCCTGCAGGCCCGGGTCGTCTGCGGTGCGGCCAACAACCAGCTCGCCCACCCCGGCATCGAGAAGGCGCTGGCCGACCGCGGGGTGCTCTACGCCCCGGACTACGTCGCCAACGCCGGCGGTGTCGTGCAGGTCGGCGACGAGGCGCTGCACGCGGTCTTCGACTTCGACCGGGCCAAGGCCGGGGCGGCCCGGATCTACGACACGACGCTCGAGGTCTTCCGCCTCGCCGACGCCGACGGCGTCCCGCCGGCGGTCGCGGCGGACCGGCTCGCGGAGCGCCGGATGGCCGACGTCGGCCGGCTGCGCTCGGTCCTGCTGCCCTGA
- the purM gene encoding phosphoribosylformylglycinamidine cyclo-ligase — protein MTASYAGAGVDIEAGDRAVELMKSKVARATRPEVIGGLGGFAGLFELDLAKWKRPLLASSTDGVGTKLAIAQAMDKHDTVGIDLVGMVVDDLVVCGAEPLFMQDYIAVGRVVPERVAEIVGGIAEGCRLAGCALVGGETAEHPGMMADDHYDIAGTGVGVVEADQVLGAERIQAGDVVVAMASSGLHSNGFSLVRHVLLQGARMRLDGVVDELSAPLGEALLVPTRIYAKDCLALIEETGVRAFSHITGGGLAANLSRVLPEHLTAVVDRTTWAVPPVFQLVQQRGRVEQVEMERTFNMGVGMVAVLPPEDVDRALALLTARHVEAWVAGTITDEPTGAARLVGEHSR, from the coding sequence GTGACCGCCTCCTACGCCGGAGCCGGCGTCGACATCGAGGCCGGCGACCGCGCCGTCGAGCTCATGAAGTCCAAGGTCGCCCGCGCGACCCGCCCCGAGGTGATCGGCGGCCTCGGCGGCTTCGCCGGGCTCTTCGAGCTCGACCTCGCTAAGTGGAAGCGCCCGCTGCTCGCGTCCTCGACCGACGGCGTCGGCACCAAGCTCGCGATCGCGCAGGCGATGGACAAGCACGACACCGTCGGCATCGACCTCGTCGGCATGGTCGTCGACGACCTCGTCGTCTGCGGTGCCGAGCCGCTGTTCATGCAGGACTACATCGCGGTCGGCCGGGTCGTGCCGGAGCGGGTCGCCGAGATCGTCGGAGGCATCGCCGAGGGCTGCCGGCTCGCCGGCTGCGCGCTCGTGGGCGGCGAGACCGCCGAGCACCCCGGCATGATGGCCGACGACCACTACGACATCGCCGGCACCGGGGTCGGTGTCGTCGAGGCCGACCAGGTCCTGGGCGCCGAGCGGATCCAGGCCGGCGACGTCGTCGTCGCGATGGCCTCGAGCGGCCTGCACAGCAACGGCTTCTCGCTTGTCCGCCACGTCCTCCTGCAGGGCGCGCGGATGCGGCTCGACGGCGTCGTCGACGAGCTGTCCGCCCCGCTCGGCGAGGCGCTGCTCGTACCGACCCGCATCTACGCCAAGGACTGCCTCGCGCTCATCGAGGAGACCGGTGTGCGGGCCTTCTCCCACATCACCGGTGGCGGGCTCGCGGCCAATCTCTCCCGTGTCCTGCCCGAGCACCTGACCGCCGTCGTGGACCGCACCACCTGGGCGGTCCCGCCGGTCTTCCAGCTGGTCCAGCAGCGCGGCCGCGTCGAGCAGGTCGAGATGGAGCGCACCTTCAACATGGGCGTCGGCATGGTCGCCGTCCTGCCGCCCGAGGACGTCGACCGGGCCCTCGCCCTGCTCACGGCCCGCCACGTCGAGGCGTGGGTCGCAGGCACCATCACCGACGAGCCCACCGGCGCCGCGCGCCTCGTCGGCGAGCACTCCCGCTGA
- a CDS encoding Crp/Fnr family transcriptional regulator, protein MAPEDVLAALRSVELFARLDEAVLAQLAAVVRPRSFDRGQLLFVEGDPGDSLLVLVTGSVTVFRTAPSGERAGLAVLEPPEVLGEVSLLDGAPRSASVEATAPTLALALSRPEFLGLLRSQPTVLEPLLHALGIMVRRLTDQAADHVFLDLAGRVAKALLRLAPPAPHGLPPVVAITQSRLAEMSGGTRQSVNQVLGGFSQRGLVHLEGRRVLLTDVAGLRRRAHLPPEEVSPPGVRPASRPDRGPGVPATAGRAR, encoded by the coding sequence ATGGCACCTGAGGACGTCCTGGCCGCACTGCGGTCGGTCGAGCTGTTCGCGCGACTCGACGAGGCGGTCCTCGCACAGCTCGCGGCCGTCGTACGCCCCCGGTCCTTCGACCGTGGTCAGCTGCTGTTCGTCGAGGGCGACCCCGGCGACTCCCTGCTCGTGCTGGTCACCGGCTCGGTGACGGTCTTTCGGACTGCGCCCTCAGGGGAGCGGGCGGGTCTCGCCGTCCTCGAGCCCCCGGAGGTCCTCGGAGAGGTCTCGCTGCTCGACGGCGCCCCGCGCTCGGCCTCGGTCGAGGCAACAGCACCGACCCTCGCGCTGGCCCTGTCCCGACCCGAGTTCCTCGGGCTGCTCCGCTCGCAGCCGACCGTGCTCGAGCCGCTGCTGCACGCCCTCGGCATCATGGTGCGCCGGCTCACCGACCAGGCCGCCGACCACGTGTTCCTCGACCTCGCCGGTCGGGTCGCGAAGGCCCTGCTGCGGCTCGCCCCGCCTGCCCCGCACGGGCTACCACCCGTCGTCGCGATCACCCAGAGCCGTCTCGCGGAGATGAGCGGTGGCACCCGTCAGAGCGTCAACCAGGTCCTCGGCGGCTTCAGCCAGCGCGGTCTGGTGCACCTCGAGGGGCGGCGCGTGCTGCTCACCGACGTGGCCGGCCTGCGCCGCCGCGCCCACCTCCCTCCGGAGGAGGTCAGCCCTCCCGGAGTGCGTCCCGCATCCCGGCCAGATCGAGGTCCGGGCGTGCCGGCCACTGCGGGTCGAGCTCGCTGA
- the purF gene encoding amidophosphoribosyltransferase, protein MPAAHGPVDTLDETLYEPERPVGEECGVFGVWAPGEDVAKLTYYGLYALQHRGQEAAGMAVSDGAAVLVYKELGLVAQVFDEATLGSLKGHLAIGHCRYSTTGSCTWENAQPSFRTLPTGGSLALGHNGNLTNTTDLARRVRELGRAQDAMGATNDSDLITALLASCSDRSPEAAAMEVLPTLVGAFSLVFMDEHTLYAARDRHGVRPLVLGRLERGWVVASETAALDIVGASFVREVEPGELLVIDEHGVRTQRFAEATPKGCLFEYVYLARPDTTIAGRSVYETRVEVGRVLAREAPVIADLVIPVPESGTPAAIGYAEESGIPYSMGLVKNAYVGRTFIQPSQTIRQLGIRLKLNPLREVIKGKKLVVVDDSIVRGNTQRALVRMLREAGAAEVHVRISSPPVTDPCFYGIDFASKAELVASGLSVDEIRASIGSDSLAFVTLEGLTEASTRPADTLCRACFTGDYPIPLPHSDIIGNKHLLEGLDRTVRADHEHLNDGTTVTHNGIAPADPLDALLPGVGAEDAVRRP, encoded by the coding sequence GTGCCCGCAGCACACGGCCCTGTCGACACCCTCGACGAGACGCTCTACGAGCCCGAGCGACCGGTCGGCGAGGAGTGCGGCGTCTTCGGCGTGTGGGCTCCCGGCGAGGACGTCGCGAAGCTCACCTACTACGGCCTCTACGCGCTGCAGCACCGCGGCCAGGAGGCCGCCGGCATGGCGGTCAGCGACGGCGCCGCCGTGCTGGTCTACAAGGAGCTCGGCCTGGTCGCGCAGGTCTTCGACGAGGCCACCCTCGGCAGCCTCAAGGGCCACCTCGCCATCGGCCACTGCCGCTACTCCACCACCGGGTCCTGCACCTGGGAGAACGCCCAGCCGAGCTTCCGCACCCTGCCCACCGGCGGGTCGCTGGCGCTGGGCCACAACGGCAACCTCACCAACACCACCGACCTGGCCCGCCGGGTCCGCGAGTTGGGCCGCGCGCAGGACGCGATGGGCGCCACCAACGACAGCGACCTCATCACCGCGCTGCTCGCCTCCTGCTCCGACCGCTCGCCCGAGGCGGCCGCGATGGAGGTGCTGCCGACCCTGGTCGGGGCGTTCTCGCTGGTCTTCATGGACGAGCACACGCTCTACGCCGCCCGCGACCGCCACGGCGTGCGCCCCCTGGTGCTCGGCCGGCTCGAGCGCGGCTGGGTCGTGGCGTCGGAGACCGCGGCGCTCGACATCGTGGGTGCGTCCTTCGTCCGCGAGGTCGAGCCGGGCGAGCTGCTCGTCATCGACGAGCACGGCGTGCGCACCCAGCGCTTCGCCGAGGCGACCCCCAAGGGCTGCCTGTTCGAGTACGTCTACCTCGCCCGTCCTGACACCACGATCGCCGGCCGCTCGGTCTACGAGACCCGCGTAGAGGTGGGCCGAGTGCTGGCGCGCGAGGCGCCCGTCATCGCCGACCTGGTCATCCCGGTGCCGGAGTCCGGCACGCCCGCGGCCATCGGCTACGCCGAGGAGTCCGGCATCCCCTACTCCATGGGCCTGGTGAAGAACGCCTACGTCGGGCGGACCTTCATCCAGCCGTCGCAGACCATCCGCCAGCTCGGCATCCGGCTCAAGCTCAACCCGCTGCGCGAGGTCATCAAGGGCAAGAAGCTCGTCGTCGTCGACGACTCGATCGTGCGCGGAAACACCCAGCGCGCGCTCGTGCGGATGCTGCGCGAGGCCGGCGCCGCCGAGGTGCACGTCCGCATCTCGAGCCCGCCGGTCACCGACCCGTGCTTCTACGGCATCGACTTCGCGAGCAAGGCCGAGCTCGTGGCGAGCGGCCTGTCCGTCGACGAGATCCGCGCGTCGATCGGCTCCGACTCGCTCGCCTTCGTGACGCTCGAGGGCCTCACCGAGGCGAGCACCCGCCCGGCCGACACCCTGTGCCGGGCCTGCTTCACCGGCGACTACCCGATCCCCCTGCCGCACAGCGACATCATCGGCAACAAGCACCTGCTCGAGGGCCTCGACCGCACCGTGCGGGCCGACCACGAGCACCTCAACGACGGGACCACCGTGACCCATAACGGCATCGCGCCGGCCGACCCCCTCGATGCCCTCCTCCCCGGTGTCGGCGCGGAGGACGCGGTGCGCCGCCCGTGA
- the bldC gene encoding developmental transcriptional regulator BldC has protein sequence MSTRTPDAEALLTPAEVATMFRVDPKTVTRWAKSGKLTSIRTLGGHRRYREAEVRALLAGIPQPRPAGQ, from the coding sequence ATGAGCACCCGTACCCCCGACGCTGAGGCCCTGCTGACCCCGGCCGAGGTCGCCACGATGTTCCGTGTCGACCCCAAGACCGTCACCCGTTGGGCCAAGAGCGGCAAGCTCACCTCGATCCGCACCCTCGGTGGCCACCGCCGCTACCGCGAGGCCGAGGTGCGTGCCCTGCTCGCGGGCATCCCGCAGCCGCGCCCCGCTGGTCAGTAG
- a CDS encoding TetR/AcrR family transcriptional regulator has protein sequence MSEPRRRSPRGQGAALRGDLLRAAMDLLAETGSEEAVSMRAVATRAGVSVPSVYLHFADKQALLDAVCDEVFEALHVTMKAASEDAPHVFEALRRQGVAYVEFALANPEHYRIVMMRAHPAASEGAPADMEIAGGAFGHLVATVEACVAAGVFEGEPLHMAVRLWAAAHGIAALLVAKPYFPWPPVEELVDSTICMAGLGLVLESRVRDLRDRPLDELVARVEAVSPVPAPRRRRPGPAGR, from the coding sequence GTGTCTGAGCCTCGCCGGCGGTCGCCGCGCGGGCAGGGGGCCGCCCTGCGCGGCGACCTGCTGCGCGCCGCCATGGACCTGCTCGCGGAGACCGGCTCCGAGGAGGCCGTGTCGATGCGTGCCGTCGCGACCCGGGCCGGCGTCAGCGTTCCGTCGGTCTACCTCCACTTCGCCGACAAGCAGGCGCTGCTCGACGCCGTCTGCGACGAGGTCTTCGAGGCGCTGCACGTCACGATGAAGGCCGCCTCCGAGGACGCGCCGCACGTCTTCGAGGCCCTGCGGCGCCAGGGCGTGGCCTACGTCGAGTTCGCGCTGGCCAACCCCGAGCACTACCGGATCGTCATGATGCGGGCGCACCCGGCGGCGTCCGAGGGTGCCCCCGCCGACATGGAGATCGCCGGTGGCGCGTTCGGTCACCTCGTCGCGACGGTCGAGGCCTGCGTGGCCGCGGGGGTCTTCGAGGGCGAGCCGCTCCACATGGCGGTGCGGCTGTGGGCGGCTGCGCACGGCATCGCGGCCCTGCTGGTCGCCAAGCCCTACTTCCCCTGGCCACCTGTCGAGGAGCTCGTGGACAGCACCATCTGCATGGCCGGTCTTGGGCTCGTTCTGGAGTCCCGCGTCCGCGACCTGCGGGACAGGCCACTGGACGAGCTCGTCGCCAGGGTCGAAGCCGTCAGCCCGGTACCGGCTCCGCGTCGGCGGCGACCTGGGCCGGCAGGTCGGTGA